A segment of the Bos taurus isolate L1 Dominette 01449 registration number 42190680 breed Hereford chromosome 19, ARS-UCD2.0, whole genome shotgun sequence genome:
CTCCTCAGCTGGCACTGCCTCTTCTATGACCCCCAGCTGCTCCTCAGGCACCAACTCTTCCACAGGCACAAAATCCTCGGTCGGCGtcagcccctccccagcctcgAGCCCCTGCTCCTGTGCTCGCTCCTCTCTGTAGCGAAGCTCCTATCTGGGCAGGCAGACAGGAAAGTCTTTTCCTACCCGCTCTAAGCCAGAGCCTCTCCCTTCATCTGCAGCCCGGGGCTCCAGCCACCAGGGCTCCCACTCAACCTGATGATTACTCCCAAGTTCTGTCCCAGCCAGGGGAGGAGGCAGCTGGGTACAAGTCTCAAGGCCTCAAACACCCAGCCCATGGCCCTGGCAAAAAGAAGAACGGTCACCAACACTGCACAAGCCCCACCTTCCCCCAGTAACTTCACTCTGCTTCATAGAACAGACTAGCAATAACATCTCCTCTGCCCCACTCCTTCATTATTCAACTTTCATAACCCATCCCAGGTCTAGTTGCCATAGGAACAAATCCATTTTAGTAAGGCTCAGACAGgtcaagtgacttgtccaaggacacacagcCAGTAAAGGGCTCAAGCTGGGACTTAGTCCCAGCATTCCTGGCTCCTAGGCCAGCACCCATTTGCCTCTTAGGCACTGGTTGGGAGAAGCAAAGGCTTCAGTACCTGCTTGGAGAGGCCTCTAATCAGAGGGCCACCCATGGGGCAAAATTTGAAGGCAAAGGGTTAGAGAGTATCCCTCCCAGTACATCTCAGCCCAGTCAGCCCGAGAGCCAGAACTTCTCCGGGGCTGCAGGTCACAAAGCCAGTGGCAGGGGGTTGTCTGGATGCTTAAAAGTGAGAGCAAGTGAAGAGGGAGACCCTGGTCGGCTTACCCCAGGTCTGATGTCTCCTCTGGAGTCACTTCATAATTCCTTCAAAAGAGAAAAGGGCCTTTGGTGTCCCAAGGCAATGGGAAGCTGAAAGTGTGAAATCCCTGGGGACCCACGGTGCAGAAAAATCCCAGGGAGAAGTGACAGACCCAGAACGTGGACACAGGACTGGTGTTGAGTGGAAGGGCCGGGGACCGATGAGGCAGGAGGAAAGACACCACGGCAGGGGAGAAGATTGATCGAGCAAACCCCTCCCATTACCAGAAAGGCTGCTGCTGACCAGGTAGGCAAGAGTGAGTGTGGGGCAGCCAAGGGACTGGGGCCCAGTGCGTACCTTTCCATAAAAAACACAGGGTCTGAGATAATTCTCCTTATAGACATTCTGAGCTCCTCAGTCAGGGTCTCCTGGAAATCAGGAAGTGCCTCCTATGGACAGAGATGGGGGACATTACCAGAAGGTCTCAGCAGaagaccccacacacacacctccagaCCCAGGAAGGGACTGCAGATAGACACAGGGCGCACAGAGGTAACAGGCAGGAGCCGGGGGCCTCACCAGAGGTACAGTGTATGTGTAGTGGGTGACAGAGCCAGCAGATGCCGGGGCCTGCTGGCGGAGGGTCTTCACCTTCTCCTGGGCTTCCATCAGCATGTCCCCACACTCTGAGTACTTCTCCTGCAGGTCCTGCAGCTGGGAACCCGCCCACAGGCTCTGATGGGACCCAGGCACACCCAGCCTGGACGCCTTGCCCACTCTCTCCCAAAGGCGCCGGGAAGCCTGGGCAAAGAGGCAACGGGCCCAGACTCTAGACCCATATAATGACACAGTGTGACCCCTGGACTCTACTCCATTCAGGCCCCAACTGAACTGCTacctgccaggccctgtgccagaGCCTGAGTATGTGGAAAGGACAGCGTCAGCCCCTGTTCAAGGAGCTGGTTAGACTCAGGCAGCCACCCAAGGGTCCTAGGAGCTCAGGGGAAGCCTCACCTCATCCTGGAGCTTCACCTAGATTTCTTTCTCCTAAGCCAGCTGCTTCTGCAACTTCTCAGTCTCAGCCCCATACTGGAAGGACCTAAGGCCAGTGAACCCCCACCCCAGGTCTCCCCACATCCCTGCAGCCCCTGCTGCCAGCAAGTCTCCCCAGACACGTCAGTGAGTGTCAGCAGCTCTTTAAAACAGAAGTCACATGGGAAAAGGCCAAAGAAGGTGGAGTCATGTGGCCTGTTTCCTGGGAACACCCTGTGTCTCTCTTTAGGCTCAGCCCCCGACTTGAGACAAGGGGACAGGATGAGAGGCTCCCTGATGTCTCCTCCAACTCTGACTCTGACACAAGAGAGAGGCCTCTGAGCTGAGtctcctggggtgggggcagagagaaGGGGGCATGGATTCCAGGGGGCTGTGACAGGAGGAGGAAGCCCCGCATATGTCCCGACTCACCGATCGGCAACACCGCTGTAGCTTCGTGACCTGGCCCTGCAGCTGGGCGACCTCCCTCTGCTGCTGTTCATAGTTCTCCATCCTGAGCGCCAGCACCTCTGACAGCTTGGCCATCTGCTGGCTGGCCTCAGCTGGGGAGGAGTGGGGCAAGGTCAGCGCTGGCTCCCCAGGGCCCTCAGTCTCCCAGATGCCCCTGTCTGCCTGCACCCCTCCAGGTACCCAAGGTTCCACAGGGCTTAACATCCCTCACTCGGGTCTTCTTTTCAATAAACGTTTACTGACTGACACAGAGCAGGGTGCTGGGCAAGCAGTCAGCAAGACCGGCCCCAGCCCACACTGAGCTCAAGGCGAGTGTGGAGACTGAGGGAAAAACAAATCACAACAGTGCAAATTATGAACTAAGGTGCAGCGAGTGTAAAGAGTGCATCCAGGGTCCCAGCCGCCGCACCCAGTCCAGCCTGGCAAGATCTATGGAGCTAGGACCTCCACAGGGCAAGGAGGTCTCACCAGGCAGAAGTGGCAACAGAGCCCAGGCAGAGTGTGGAGGGGCCCAGAGGGAACCACCGGACACCAGGAGAGAGTGCTGGAGCAGTGGGCAGCGTCCAGATGACTAGGGCTGGGGTAGGGAGGGTAGGGTTTATCCTTTGGCCAATAGGGAGTTACTTGGGCGGTTTAGGCAGAGGACCAATAGTCTGGCTTTAGAAAACTCCTTTGGGCTGTGTGCAGAAGGGCCTGGAAGAgcagggaaggaggcagagagacCATGTAACAGGTGGCCAGCGCTAGAGGTAGCTGGGatggggaagaggaaggagactTGAGCCTTTCCTACGAGGCAGAAGCAACAGAATGTGAGGACTCCTACTCCAGGGGCCTGGGACCAGGGGGTCATTCAGGGAACCTGAGGGAAGGAAGGCCAGATTTGGGGTGAGGGCAACTGCACCCTCACTCCAGCTGTTGTTCAGCTGTTGCCACCTCAAGTCTCTGTCTCCCCAGCTAGGCCTGAACTCCTTGGGGACAAACACTATGTCTCACTCATCGTCATAACCACATGGTCCAGGCACAGCCCCTGCCTAATAGAGTGCCTGGGGGGATGGGGGGCCTGGTCTCTGGCAGCTCATGGCCCCCTCCCTCGCCCTCCCCAAATAACAAGAGGAGGTAGGCTTAAGGGAGCCCCAGAGTGCCTGTATAGCTCTTAACTGTTTGCACAAAGCACTTTCTCAACTGTAACCCCTGGAGAGGTCAGCAGGGCCAAGAAGACTAAGCCCCATTCTAAAGATGAAGGTTCAGAGAGGTCAACGAACTTGTCCAAgctcacacagctaggaagtgtcAGAGCTATGACTTGAAGTCCTGGGTTCTTCCCTCTGCGCCTTGGGACAAGCCCCTACCCCAGGTTACAAGTTCACGTACAAAACTGCTCCACACAATCCAGGATGAATATCTGTTCCTCCTCCTCAAGGTTGTCAAGTTGAGAGacctggagggagggagaaaggaaggggcCGGGGAGTCTACACCCTCTGCCCAGGAGCACGCCCTCTCCCCCCATCCTCACCTCCTCCCGAAGCTGCTCATTCTCCTCCTCCAGTAGCCGCAGCTGCTCCTGCAGGGCCTCCAGCTACGGGCAGTGGTGCGACTCTGACTCAGTCACAGGAGTCCTAGCAGAGGGAGGGACGGAAGTCAGGGTACAAGGGCTTGGAGAACCCAGGTCCCAGCCCACCCAGGGCTTCCCTACCCCCTACCCCTACCCCCACCAATCCCAGGCTGATGTGGTGGCCTCAATTAGCCCCAGCTACCCCATTGGCAGATACATGGCGTTCCTGTTTccaaacaaggaaactgaagctcagagaagggaCCGCCCTGGTGCAAAGGCCGGACACtcatggggaattccctggcggtccagcggttaggatGCGGcgttttcactgctgtggcctagGCTCAATCTCTGGTccgggaactgagatcctgaaaGCCATGAGGCATGgggaaaactgaaacaaaaaaaaaagggcaggacACTCACAGCTCTGAGGCTTCACAGGGATGCTCAGGCCTCTGCTCTTCTTCTTcgtccccctcctcctcttcctcctcttcctcttcctcctcttcctcttcctcttcttcatcttCATCCTTCTCCTCATCAGAGTCTGAGTACAGCTGAAGGAGGTCATCCCGCAGGTTCACCTGCTGTCTGAGATGTAAAATCTGGCAGGGGAAGAGGAGCCCAGGGTCAGGTGCAGGCAGAGGCAGGCACAGACCCTGGCACAGTGGGTTGGCAGCAGGCCTGAGATTcacccctccctgctcctccccacccaggtACCTCCTCCTTGGCTGAATCCAGCATGGCTTCCAGCTTGCTGTTCTCCTCCAACAGAACACTGTTTTGTTTCACCAGGGACTGGCCAATGCAGGCTGCCGTGTTCAGGTCCCGCTCTCTCTACAGAAGGACCCCCATCCATTGGGGAACAGGGTTCCTGGCTGCTGGGGTCTCCCAGACACGTGGGAGAAGCTAGGGGTCAAAGAGAAGCAAGGCCACTCAGGGAAATCCCCTCCATCCCCTAGTTCTCCAAGGAACCAGACAAGAGCTTACCATGAACCCACTGTGGGACCTGACCCAGATTCCCCCTATGGAAAAAGAGATCAGACCGGATGGTGCTAAGAGCTCTCTAGCCTGAACATTCCACATCTACCTGTCTTCCACAAGAGGGACCTCCAGCTTGGCCCCTAGAGAGACAGCCAGGCAGGAAGACGCCTACCCATACAGACATAGTGAAAACTGGAGCCTGGCTGAGACTGGGGCTGGCCCAGGTAGGGCGGGCAACACGCACCTCCTCCAGCAAACTTAACATCATTTTGACCTCTTCTTGGGTGATCTTCTTGACGGGCGGACGTAGGTCAGGACACAGCACTGCAAGAAAAAGTGGGCAGCCGAGTCAGGAAAAAAGGGAGCATATAATACCCGGCGGCACCGTAGcattcggggcttccctggtggctcagcggtaaagaatccgcctacaatgcaagggacctgggaagatcccctggagaagggaaaggcaacccactgcagtattcatgcctggagaatcccatggacagaggagcctggcaggctacagtccatagggtcgcaaagagtcggacacgactgaagcgactgagcacgcacgcacctTACTGTGCTCTGCCCTCAACATCAAGGGTCAGCAAACAGGATGAAGATGGAATTCC
Coding sequences within it:
- the HAP1 gene encoding LOW QUALITY PROTEIN: huntingtin-associated protein 1 (The sequence of the model RefSeq protein was modified relative to this genomic sequence to represent the inferred CDS: substituted 6 bases at 6 genomic stop codons) encodes the protein MRPKVSGPGSAGHRLGPGDPAAVAITPLSATNPTLEPSAVPEPASAQAPAAGQRAGSGSTAVSGPSAGARRASVAGSEAGTQRASAFSAVQGNAQSVPNNWDASRTRFIFQGPPTGLGTGKVTSILKTPAAYIGQRPGVSGPERAAFIRELEEVLCPDLRPPVKKITQEEVKMMLSLLEELLPRVWETPAARNPVPQWMGVLLXRERDLNTAACIGQSLVKQNSVLLEENSKLEAMLDSAKEEILHLRQQVNLRDDLLQLYSDSDEEKDEDEEEEEEEEEEEEEEEEEGDEEEEQRPEHPCEASELXVSCPFFFSHHCPXLEALQEQLRLLEEENEQLREEVSQLDNLEEEEQIFILDCVEQFSEASQQMAKLSEVLALRMENYEQQQREVAQLQGQVTKLQRCCRSYGAETEKLQKQLAXEKEIXVKLQDESLWAGSQLQDLQEKYSECGDMLMEAQEKVKTLRQQAPASAGSVTHYTYTVPLEALPDFQETLTEELRMSIRRIISDPVFFMERNYEVTPEETSDLGXELRYREERAQEQGLEAGEGLTPTEDFVPVEELVPEEQLGVIEEAVPAEERVTEEEELVSEEAEAWEDLEPEVDETTQMNVVTSALEASGLGPLRLDIKYVLQQLANWQDARFRQQLRQKMLQKGECSRGGLPLASLTSCRSSS